In a single window of the Paenibacillus sp. MMS20-IR301 genome:
- a CDS encoding autorepressor SdpR family transcription factor, with translation MNESFKALADPTRRQILRLLKDKDRTAGEIAEFFNMSKPSISHHLNALKHAGLVQDERKGQFILYSLDSTVLEEVLGWFLELSGAGKSGKQNTAAGEPKEAE, from the coding sequence TTGAACGAATCTTTCAAAGCTCTGGCTGATCCGACCCGCAGACAGATTCTCCGCCTGCTCAAGGATAAAGACCGGACAGCCGGTGAAATCGCCGAATTTTTCAACATGTCAAAGCCCAGCATCTCCCATCATCTTAATGCGCTCAAGCATGCCGGACTGGTGCAGGACGAACGAAAGGGGCAGTTTATTCTCTACTCTCTGGACTCCACGGTGCTCGAAGAGGTGCTGGGCTGGTTTCTGGAATTATCCGGTGCGGGTAAAAGCGGCAAGCAGAATACAGCAGCAGGCGAGCCGAAAGAAGCAGAGTGA
- a CDS encoding SdpI family protein has protein sequence MMKNFNWKWQDTLIVILGLISLYYAIYNYGRLPDQLPAQFSITGEVNRYWSKDTVIALLFFMGTIFPLGIQFIRNIDPKRENYGKFQSAYKMIRLAVGILCDAMLVLTVSYGLDEQFPAGKWATVGLGVLFVVIGNFMPQIKDNYLIGIRTPWTLASPEVWRKTHRFSGALWIISGLLFMLGAFMPVALSVSMIIAALVIAVVLPYIYSWLISRDIRA, from the coding sequence ATGATGAAGAATTTTAATTGGAAATGGCAGGACACACTGATTGTGATTCTGGGCCTGATCTCACTCTACTACGCAATATATAATTACGGCAGACTGCCGGACCAGCTTCCTGCCCAGTTCAGCATCACCGGCGAGGTTAACAGGTATTGGAGCAAGGATACTGTGATCGCGCTGCTGTTTTTCATGGGAACGATCTTTCCGCTGGGTATCCAGTTTATACGCAATATTGATCCCAAGCGCGAGAATTACGGCAAATTTCAGAGTGCATACAAAATGATCCGTCTTGCAGTAGGTATCCTTTGTGATGCTATGCTTGTGTTGACCGTCTCTTACGGTCTGGATGAGCAGTTTCCTGCCGGGAAATGGGCTACTGTGGGTCTTGGGGTGTTATTTGTCGTAATCGGCAATTTCATGCCGCAGATCAAGGATAATTATCTCATCGGTATCCGTACCCCCTGGACGCTGGCCAGCCCTGAAGTATGGCGCAAAACCCACCGTTTCTCCGGAGCACTGTGGATCATTAGCGGGCTGCTGTTCATGCTTGGAGCTTTCATGCCGGTTGCCTTATCAGTAAGTATGATAATCGCTGCCCTGGTTATAGCTGTGGTCCTGCCATATATATATTCCTGGCTGATCTCACGGGACATCAGGGCCTGA